The Candidozyma auris chromosome 1, complete sequence genome includes a region encoding these proteins:
- the ZCF20 gene encoding Zcf20p encodes MEGTIESQKKEIECLRAQLAAASESAKVSPIRSATKEEEEVGVSPLKTELSDEATSSAISILRKLDSTDSQAQTPEVLNDNFYSLKGFRYSKKVRCSEAFVGKLYSWLNIIKLDPQLTGLWFKITSLQKSYHMYKTSLLSRPDRAVYGTGECPVAKSHGDNGPSCGHHQCPVVECEFNLMVEESSDRTSTPMGHSQSRLKNESAEDTPSPRDTSAQVLSQLHRLWSDIISYGRGSEQLTYDQIVFLVQFYLNLSHVPSSSSAYEFESRNLFRFYRDDILCLFTKVGGNAHLDLSAFDSKVSEAESISLGKIKGIYLCMLGLIVEESLDILRRKSGKPDELSSSFHQLFPLEAVHHGMGYKRTSFYDQARDFLKICTSTNRGDELSDSLPYIAISLGYLNRCIALYLRPGNTSDVRSNFIAIFTRVLDVFDKDDSRLRLWADPSHIRFNGAHMSDARQRELRLHLSHLWVDFMRLINHVTFNFIPMLKHSEKLDKRIESFFENIHEATENHDHVKYVSKQKSDSGDDHIPELLASLHVYYLSSRIFLILRKSTCRSSGSSVTIGDLQKLTKDITAWTEDITLTKLRITRYFEIRSMFQYLDFYISFIVFLQCEEDADYESACIIIPSLFSKALDLVNFLQESVKQFSKSDGSQYVLAAVAEMLSRVSHLIVGLLIRFKREESGEYDSSETPAPTSLVYTAVPDTMRQFTISVQLKEQLIQVTDSLLIILESSLNRENFTKVSKIWKFYMTFVRNSHRMNPAAYARIHADVFKSGKLMDACPVLPSPAKVSDTRYNSRKSQSSFSGCPVNHVDNGTASMDHFTNHGRASLNGGFLVDSTPHMGHNQNDSLLNNKKRRCPFDHESLRMSGKTPSFQESNIRSSPVDLKNDMAIDGKPSALPMTNMAPAMMPSRPTSNPPFQFPPPSPGPVTMDWDNLPNFNFDLFPDESLMVQFGPGDLNNPKIEGIFQ; translated from the coding sequence ATGGAGGGTACCATCGAGTCtcagaagaaagagataGAGTGCTTAAGAGCGCAGCTagctgctgcctctgaaTCAGCTAAGGTCTCTCCTATACGGTctgcaacaaaagaagaagaggaggtgGGTGTCTCCCCATTAAAGACCGAATTGCTGGATGAGGCAACCTCGTCCGCGATATCGATCTTACGCAAACTTGACTCTACAGACTCACAAGCGCAGACGCCCGAGGTTTTGAACGATAATTTTTATTCCCTCAAGGGTTTTAGATACCTGAAGAAAGTCAGGTGCTCAGAAGCATTCGTTGGAAAGTTATACTCATGGCTCAATATTATCAAACTAGATCCTCAGCTAACAGGACTCTGGTTCAAGATCACCAGCTTGCAAAAGTCTTATCACATGTACAAGACCAGCTTGCTCAGTAGGCCAGACCGTGCAGTATATGGTACTGGTGAATGTCCAGTCGCAAAGTCACACGGTGACAATGGGCCCTCTTGCGGACACCATCAGTGTCCCGTGGTTGAATGTGAGTTTAATTTAATGGTGGAGGAGTCCTCTGATAGAACATCAACGCCCATGGGTCACTCTCAAAGTCGATTAAAAAATGAGTCAGCCGAGGATACCCCGTCACCCCGTGATACCTCGGCACAAGTACTTTCCCAACTTCATAGACTCTGGTCCGATATCATAAGTTATGGACGTGGTCTGGAACAGCTTACCTATGACCAAATTGTCTTCTTGGTGCAATTTTACTTGAATCTCTCTCATGTTCCCTCGTCACTGCTGGCATACGAGTTTGAGTCAAGAAACTTATTTCGCTTTTACAGAGATGACATATTGTGTCTCTTCACGAAAGTAGGAGGCAATGCTCACCTTGATCTCTCGGCCTTTGATTCGAAGGTAAGTGAAGCCGAATCTATCTCACttggcaaaatcaagggTATTTACCTTTGTATGCTTGGTCTTATTGTGGAAGAATCCCTTGACATATTGAGGCGGAAGTCTGGGAAGCCAGATGAGCTTCTGAGCTCGTTTCATCAGTTGTTTCCTTTGGAAGCTGTGCATCATGGAATGGGTTATAAACGTACAAGCTTTTACGATCAAGCTCgtgactttttgaaaatttgcACGTCGACAAATCGAGGTGATGAGCTCAGTGATCTGTTGCCGTACATTGCTATCTCTTTAGGCTATTTGAACAGGTGTATTGCTCTATACCTTAGACCTGGCAACACAAGCGATGTCCGTCTGAACTTCATTGCTATATTTACACGTGTGCTTGATGTGTTTGACAAGGACGACAGCCGGCTTCGCTTGTGGGCAGATCCTTCACATATTCGATTCAATGGGGCACATATGTCTGATGCTCGCCAAAGAGAGCTTCGGCTTCATCTAAGTCATTTATGGGTAGATTTTATGAGGCTTATTAACCATGTAACCTTCAATTTTATCCCCATGCTAAAACATTCGGAGAAGCTCGACAAGCGCATTGAAAGTTTCTTTGAAAATATTCATGAAGCAACTGAAAATCATGATCATGTCAAGTATGTTTCGAAGCAAAAACTGGATTCTGGTGACGACCACATCCCTGAGTTATTGGCATCGCTTCATGTGTATTActtgtcatcaagaatctTCCTCATACTCCGTAAGAGTACTTGTCGTCTGTCGGGATCAAGTGTCACGATAGGAGATTTACAAAAGTTAACAAAAGACATAACAGCTTGGACCGAAGATATCACTCTCACCAAGCTCAGGATTACTCGCTACTTCGAAATTAGGAGCATGTTTCAATACTTGGATTTTTACATATCATTCATTGTGTTTTTGCAATGTGAGGAGGATGCGGATTACGAATCGGCATGCATTATCATACCttccttgttttcaaaagcatTGGACTTAGTCAACTTTTTGCAAGAGAGTGTCAAACAATTCTCTAAAAGTGATGGTTCCCAGTACGTGTTAGCTGCTGTTGCGGAGATGTTATCGAGGGTGTCTCATTTAATAGTCGGTCTTTTGATCCGGTTCAAGAGGGAAGAGAGTGGAGAATATGACTCAAGTGAAACGCCAGCCCCTACCTCACTCGTGTATACTGCTGTACCGGACACTATGAGACAGTTCACGATTTCAGTGCAATTAAAAGAGCAGCTCATTCAGGTGACTGACTCTTTACTCATCATCCTTGAAAGCCTGTTAAACAGAGAAAATTTCACTAAAGTCtcaaagatttggaaaTTTTACATGACATTTGTTCGTAACTCTCATCGCATGAATCCAGCAGCATACGCTCGAATCCATGCTGATGTTTTTAAATCGGGAAAACTTATGGACGCATGCCCCGTTCTTCCTAGTCCTGCGAAAGTTTCTGACACCAGATATAATCTGCGGAAAAGCCAAAGTTCGTTCAGTGGATGTCCCGTGAACCACGTAGATAATGGCACAGCTTCAATGGACCATTTCACAAATCATGGAAGGGCATCTTTAAACGGTGGCTTTTTGGTGGACTCTACTCCTCATATGGGCCACAATCAAAATGATTCTCTTCTAAATAATAAAAAGCGCCGCTGTCCTTTTGATCACGAGTCCCTCAGAATGAGCGGTAAGACTCCAAGCTTCCAGGAAAGCAATATTAGGAGCAGTCCTGttgatttgaagaatgacATGGCTATTGATGGAAAGCCCTCTGCTTTGCCCATGACGAACATGGCTCCAGCAATGATGCCAAGTCGGCCAACATCCAATCCTCCATTTCAATTCCCTCCCCCTAGTCCGGGCCCAGTAACAATGGACTGGGACAACTTACCCAACTTTAattttgatctttttcCAGACGAGTCACTCATGGTTCAGTTTGGGCCCGGAGACCTTAATAACCCTAAGATCGAAGGAATCTTCCAATGA